From the Stigmatella erecta genome, one window contains:
- a CDS encoding RDD family protein: protein MTSPNAPLLDGSHNVLTPEYVEFRFTLAGLCSRFLAWGVDTLIVGVGCSAILLGLNMALAFFPGFASALSIVIYFLVDWGYGITLETVWSGQTVGKRLLSLRVIQESGVRIGFYHAALRNLARPVDRLPFLYLVGGVSALLSGSHQRLGDMLAGTIVVRERRLKVPSALGVPAEEGLLADSLFVSRAKKLTTEERDVLFSAALRRDELSLEARLRLFAALGARLQDVLAMDKPAHLSDEKWALLVATALLPSPSARGRGAGARMRPPAAP, encoded by the coding sequence GTGACGTCCCCGAACGCGCCCCTGCTCGACGGCAGCCATAACGTTCTCACCCCCGAGTACGTGGAGTTCCGCTTCACGCTCGCGGGGCTCTGCTCGCGCTTTCTCGCCTGGGGGGTGGACACCCTCATCGTGGGCGTGGGCTGCTCGGCCATCTTGTTGGGGCTCAACATGGCGCTGGCCTTCTTCCCGGGCTTCGCCAGCGCGCTGAGCATCGTCATCTACTTCCTGGTGGACTGGGGCTACGGCATCACCCTGGAGACCGTCTGGAGCGGGCAGACGGTGGGCAAGCGCCTGCTCTCCCTGCGCGTCATCCAGGAGAGCGGCGTGCGCATTGGCTTTTACCACGCGGCGCTGCGCAACCTGGCCCGGCCGGTGGACCGGCTGCCGTTCCTGTACCTGGTGGGGGGCGTCTCGGCGCTGCTGTCCGGCTCGCACCAGCGGCTGGGGGACATGCTGGCCGGCACCATCGTCGTCCGGGAGCGGCGCCTGAAGGTGCCCTCGGCGCTGGGCGTCCCCGCCGAGGAGGGGCTGCTGGCCGACAGCCTCTTCGTCTCCCGGGCGAAGAAGCTCACCACGGAGGAGCGGGATGTCCTCTTCTCCGCGGCCCTGCGCCGGGACGAGCTGAGCCTGGAGGCCCGGCTGCGGCTCTTCGCCGCGCTGGGTGCGCGGCTTCAGGACGTGCTGGCGATGGACAAGCCCGCCCACCTCTCCGATGAGAAGTGGGCGCTGCTGGTGGCCACCGCCCTGCTGCCCTCGCCGTCCGCCCGGGGCCGGGGGGCCGGCGCGCGGATGCGCCCCCCCGCGGCCCCGTGA
- a CDS encoding Ig-like domain-containing protein, with the protein MLRLPCPLLLAVGLLWGPLVGCGGGDTPPEVDAGPLPPDAGPPDAGPPDAGPLDRVPPIVTAHAPADGAVAVPPDRRIELVFSEPMQTQEGLLQLRPETAFPDNGRVKVRPQDWDAAGRQVSFAFPGGLPLETEVTVTASQFLDVAGNPLPTAFTFRFTVNDGQPPRVTATTPSEGASRVPLDTAQVSFTFNEPMDPLVGSLRTQGGLTLGPATWTSALVLTAPITSPLVNNGQYAVRLEGFRNVHGQAFSGGPTLGDGKLDFGTGPDLTPPTVVSASPAEGSLDVVSENTSRVVLTFSEPMKKTVGKAELVDGATRTVLTPQWTPDGFIVSYAVMFLRPNASLGIALSGFQDAVGNALDPKPYLGNGMLDFKTVPDHTRPYLESSTPVDGAQDVYPAEVYLTGGNPATGLRKRFTFFFSEPMNSSVTRVTLHESANPDLFRTFNGTWSADRRTLTVTITPVATGQLPLVGTREYYVNLTALQDAEGNPLETTFPGPGGDGRVEFFTQWDLPYLDHACAHALSANPVAVTATASYSGSTPRTDTLHSHYRVTLPGGNGSFTGSTRLRLGLDRLLYAFMSQNVPLEVSVPASGAVLEVLYEPAPPACDALTHMATFRVTANEDVRARFGPIPAQTFQFVLEED; encoded by the coding sequence ATGCTCCGCCTGCCGTGTCCCTTGCTGCTTGCCGTTGGTTTGCTCTGGGGGCCCCTCGTGGGGTGTGGGGGCGGGGACACCCCGCCCGAGGTGGATGCGGGGCCTTTGCCCCCGGACGCGGGGCCTCCGGATGCGGGCCCCCCCGATGCGGGGCCCCTGGACCGGGTGCCCCCCATCGTGACGGCGCATGCGCCCGCGGATGGCGCGGTCGCCGTGCCGCCGGATCGCCGCATCGAGCTGGTCTTCAGCGAGCCGATGCAGACCCAGGAGGGGCTGCTGCAGCTGCGGCCGGAGACGGCGTTTCCGGACAACGGCCGGGTGAAGGTCCGCCCCCAGGACTGGGACGCCGCCGGCCGCCAGGTGTCCTTCGCGTTCCCGGGCGGGCTGCCCCTGGAGACCGAAGTCACCGTCACCGCCTCGCAGTTCCTGGACGTGGCCGGCAACCCGCTGCCCACGGCCTTCACCTTCCGCTTCACGGTGAATGATGGCCAGCCCCCCCGGGTGACGGCCACCACCCCCAGCGAGGGCGCCAGCCGCGTGCCCCTCGACACCGCGCAGGTGTCCTTCACCTTCAATGAGCCGATGGACCCCCTCGTGGGTTCGCTTAGGACCCAAGGTGGGCTCACCCTGGGCCCGGCCACGTGGACCAGCGCCCTGGTGCTCACGGCGCCCATCACCAGCCCCCTCGTGAACAACGGCCAGTACGCCGTGCGGCTCGAAGGGTTCCGCAACGTCCACGGCCAGGCGTTCAGCGGGGGGCCCACCCTGGGCGATGGGAAGCTGGACTTCGGCACCGGCCCCGACCTCACCCCGCCCACGGTGGTGAGCGCGAGCCCCGCCGAGGGCTCCTTGGACGTGGTCTCCGAGAACACCTCGCGCGTGGTGCTCACCTTCAGCGAGCCCATGAAGAAGACCGTGGGCAAGGCGGAGCTCGTGGATGGCGCCACCCGCACGGTGCTCACGCCCCAGTGGACCCCGGACGGCTTCATCGTGAGCTATGCGGTGATGTTCCTGCGCCCCAACGCCTCCCTGGGCATTGCCCTGTCCGGGTTCCAGGACGCGGTGGGCAATGCGCTGGACCCGAAGCCCTACCTGGGCAACGGGATGCTCGACTTCAAGACGGTACCGGACCACACGCGGCCCTACCTGGAGAGCTCCACCCCCGTGGATGGCGCGCAGGATGTGTACCCCGCGGAGGTGTACCTCACCGGGGGAAACCCCGCGACGGGCCTGCGCAAGCGCTTCACCTTCTTCTTCAGCGAGCCGATGAACTCCAGCGTGACCCGCGTCACGCTGCACGAGTCGGCCAACCCGGACCTCTTCCGCACCTTCAACGGCACCTGGAGTGCCGACCGGAGGACGCTGACGGTCACCATCACCCCGGTGGCCACCGGACAGCTGCCCCTGGTTGGCACGCGCGAGTACTACGTGAACCTCACCGCCCTGCAGGATGCTGAGGGCAACCCCCTGGAGACGACCTTCCCGGGGCCCGGGGGCGATGGCCGGGTCGAGTTCTTCACCCAGTGGGATTTGCCGTACCTCGACCATGCGTGCGCGCATGCGCTCTCCGCGAACCCCGTGGCCGTCACCGCCACCGCGAGCTACTCGGGGAGCACGCCCCGCACGGACACCCTCCACTCGCACTACCGGGTGACGCTGCCCGGCGGGAACGGCTCCTTCACGGGCTCCACCCGGCTGCGGTTGGGCCTCGACCGGCTGCTCTACGCCTTCATGAGCCAGAACGTGCCGCTGGAGGTGTCCGTTCCCGCGAGCGGGGCGGTTCTCGAAGTGCTCTATGAGCCCGCCCCGCCCGCGTGCGACGCGCTCACGCACATGGCCACCTTCCGTGTCACGGCCAACGAGGATGTCCGGGCCCGCTTTGGGCCCATTCCGGCGCAGACCTTCCAGTTCGTCTTGGAGGAAGACTGA
- a CDS encoding tetratricopeptide repeat protein produces MRLNPLLCALSLVAATGCISKPPIHERALYNNELCTQQIAVGDLTRAEVYCDLGLEFSPHYADLWVNKGLISLQAGKKEEAKKHFIKALRFNQEQAQAYQNLGFIYLEEGAYGKAHDNFQRALKVNPDYLEARYNLGLALMKMEKAEEAKKEFRTILAVNPNIANAHHNLGIIAYSEGKYEEAAEHMGQAAQLAPDVSNVWNDYGVALMELSRFAEAREAFSTCVRLEAKNPQCLNNLTIAQRKAALVDSAGKEERETLAAENTAEALYTMAVQYNERGLVAEEERTYKKCLRLDGKYARCHYGLFKIYAEAQKRDAATIACKNFLKYGVAEEFPSETESCEKFLSNDSY; encoded by the coding sequence ATGCGTCTGAACCCCCTGCTCTGCGCGCTGTCCCTCGTGGCCGCCACCGGCTGCATCTCCAAGCCCCCCATCCACGAGCGCGCCCTCTACAACAACGAGCTGTGCACCCAGCAGATCGCCGTCGGCGACCTCACGCGCGCCGAGGTCTACTGCGATCTGGGCCTGGAGTTCTCCCCCCACTACGCGGACCTGTGGGTGAACAAGGGGCTCATCAGCCTCCAGGCCGGCAAGAAGGAGGAGGCCAAGAAGCACTTCATCAAGGCCCTGCGCTTCAACCAAGAGCAGGCCCAGGCCTACCAGAACCTCGGCTTCATCTACCTGGAAGAGGGCGCGTACGGCAAAGCGCACGACAACTTCCAGCGCGCCCTGAAGGTCAACCCCGACTACCTCGAGGCCCGCTACAACCTGGGCCTGGCGCTGATGAAGATGGAGAAGGCGGAGGAGGCCAAGAAGGAGTTCCGCACCATCCTCGCGGTCAACCCCAACATCGCCAACGCCCACCACAACCTGGGCATCATCGCCTACAGCGAGGGCAAGTACGAGGAGGCCGCCGAGCACATGGGCCAGGCGGCACAGCTCGCCCCGGACGTGTCCAACGTGTGGAACGACTACGGCGTGGCGCTCATGGAGCTCAGCCGCTTCGCCGAGGCCCGCGAGGCCTTCAGCACCTGCGTGCGCCTGGAGGCCAAGAACCCCCAGTGCCTCAACAACCTCACCATCGCCCAGCGCAAGGCGGCCCTCGTCGACTCGGCGGGCAAGGAGGAGCGCGAGACGCTGGCGGCGGAGAACACCGCCGAGGCGCTCTACACCATGGCGGTGCAGTACAACGAGCGGGGGCTCGTCGCCGAGGAGGAGCGCACCTACAAGAAGTGCCTGCGGCTGGATGGCAAGTACGCCCGGTGCCACTACGGGCTGTTCAAGATCTACGCGGAGGCCCAGAAGCGGGATGCGGCCACCATTGCCTGCAAGAACTTCCTCAAGTACGGCGTGGCCGAGGAGTTCCCTTCCGAGACCGAGTCGTGCGAGAAGTTCCTGTCGAACGACAGCTATTGA
- a CDS encoding FHA domain-containing protein: MSVRLTVTQRSEAGSAAKPTELVIDEAVITLGRDKACQVVLAQQAVSRNHARISQEGNLYFLEDLGSAYGTQINGKPLPKGEKHRLRNGDIIGIAQYDVRFSHVAAMSLNVGTDKTSFVARSLVKDVMRGLTSGEGPYFRIMNGPREGERIELNDAQEIVIGRDETADVTFAEDLVSRRHAKLRRDWSGTHVEDLGSRNGIKVNKKKVNRKTLKDGDELEVGSTRLIYVDPTDLPEPSVVIPHEPVDDGGEEEEEEHTPNQPLPRVPPPKRPPKAEPPPEPPPPEPPPPEPEPEPVKAEEPPAPPPEPPRPIVREPPPEPAAAGGFTKQKLVPLAVMGVFALLAIGLIVALIAGA; this comes from the coding sequence ATGAGCGTCCGGTTGACCGTCACGCAGCGCAGCGAGGCCGGCAGTGCCGCCAAGCCCACCGAACTCGTCATCGACGAGGCGGTCATCACCCTGGGCCGCGACAAAGCCTGCCAGGTGGTGCTCGCGCAGCAAGCCGTCTCGCGCAACCATGCCCGTATCTCCCAGGAGGGCAACCTCTACTTCCTGGAGGATCTGGGCAGCGCCTACGGCACGCAGATCAATGGCAAGCCCCTGCCCAAGGGCGAGAAGCACCGCCTGCGCAACGGGGACATCATCGGCATTGCCCAGTACGACGTGCGCTTCAGCCACGTGGCGGCCATGTCGCTCAACGTCGGCACGGACAAGACGTCCTTCGTGGCGCGCAGCCTGGTGAAGGACGTGATGCGCGGCCTCACCAGCGGCGAGGGGCCCTACTTCCGCATCATGAACGGCCCGCGCGAGGGCGAGCGCATCGAGCTCAACGACGCGCAGGAAATCGTCATCGGCCGGGACGAGACGGCCGACGTCACCTTCGCCGAGGACCTGGTCTCCCGGCGCCACGCCAAGCTGCGCCGCGACTGGTCCGGCACGCACGTGGAGGACCTGGGCAGCCGCAACGGCATCAAGGTCAACAAGAAGAAGGTCAACCGCAAGACGCTCAAGGACGGGGACGAGCTGGAGGTGGGCAGCACCCGCCTCATCTACGTGGACCCCACGGACCTGCCCGAGCCCTCGGTGGTGATTCCCCACGAGCCCGTGGACGACGGCGGCGAGGAGGAGGAAGAGGAGCACACGCCCAACCAGCCCCTGCCGCGGGTCCCGCCGCCCAAGCGCCCGCCGAAGGCCGAGCCCCCACCCGAGCCGCCCCCGCCCGAGCCGCCTCCGCCGGAGCCGGAGCCCGAGCCGGTCAAGGCCGAGGAGCCCCCTGCCCCGCCGCCCGAGCCCCCGCGCCCCATCGTGAGGGAGCCGCCCCCGGAGCCCGCGGCCGCCGGAGGCTTCACGAAGCAGAAGCTGGTGCCGCTGGCGGTGATGGGCGTCTTCGCCCTGCTGGCCATCGGCCTCATCGTGGCGCTGATCGCCGGGGCGTGA
- a CDS encoding methyltransferase domain-containing protein, translating into MELTRAQEIFDQLYGNLPGYEIARAEKQRTGRGDASTTYGEVVPAPFHEVVAAVSPQPGEQFIDLGSGTGKATLLAAMLFPFSRVVGVELLPGLGDAARQVLQRYDAEVRPQLPPERQAQRIEFIDGDMLEQDFRDYDVVFAHGTCYGPQLMQQLAVKLEELKPGARAVIAGQTIQSPAFSVLGMKVMRADWGSSITALYQRR; encoded by the coding sequence ATGGAACTCACGCGCGCGCAAGAGATCTTCGACCAGCTCTACGGCAACCTCCCCGGCTACGAGATTGCCCGGGCGGAGAAGCAGCGGACGGGCCGGGGGGATGCCTCCACCACGTACGGGGAAGTCGTCCCGGCCCCGTTCCACGAGGTGGTGGCGGCCGTCTCCCCGCAGCCGGGCGAGCAGTTCATCGATCTCGGCTCGGGCACGGGCAAGGCGACACTCCTGGCGGCCATGCTCTTTCCGTTCAGCCGCGTGGTGGGCGTGGAGCTGCTGCCCGGGCTGGGCGACGCGGCCCGGCAGGTGCTCCAGCGCTATGACGCGGAGGTGCGCCCGCAGCTGCCGCCCGAGCGGCAGGCCCAGCGCATCGAGTTCATCGACGGGGACATGCTGGAGCAGGACTTCCGGGACTACGACGTCGTCTTCGCCCACGGCACCTGCTACGGCCCGCAGCTGATGCAGCAGCTGGCCGTGAAGCTGGAGGAGCTGAAGCCGGGGGCGCGGGCCGTCATCGCCGGGCAGACGATTCAGTCCCCGGCCTTCAGCGTGCTGGGCATGAAGGTGATGCGGGCCGACTGGGGCTCCAGCATCACCGCCCTGTACCAGCGGCGGTGA
- the sctV gene encoding type III secretion system export apparatus subunit SctV: MVSNPNSFLSKYSDIVLALVVVAIVGMMIVPLPTLLLDVLLTLNISISVVLLLISLYVPGALQLSVFPTLLLITTMFRLSLTISTTRLILLTGDPGEVVVAFGKFVVQGNFVVGAIIFVILTVVNFIVISKGSERVAEVAARFTLDAMPGKQMSIDADLRAGSLDMEQGKKKRRDLERESQLFGAMDGAMKFVKGDAIASIIITVINIVGGLIIGVMQKGMEVGAAAQKYSLLTIGDGLVGMIPAILISTCAGIIVTRVGGEEEGNHLGKDVGTQLTAYPKAIAIAAGMLCVLAAIPGLPTVPFLALGGAAGFGAWKMLQKKEAAAVAEEAGGLVPSESPNGTPASTEPPPKEQLNPESEVFVPVVTPIVLEVSDALVSFVDSRQDNGRFLFELIPFMRDGLFVELGVRFPGVRARGNSNLPQGAYQIQINEVPVVTGQTTIGHVLVNDTVDRLKLMNVTGFEAINPATRQPAAWVPEQYRETLEAAGLTTWDVPGYMILHLAAILRRNAREFVGVQEAQTMLDQLEKAFPAIIKEVVPKVVNVLKLTDILQRLVEEEISVRDLRGVLQALSEYGQVEADNVMLTEHVRSSLRRYISHKYARGTGTLVVYLLDPQIEEAIRGSIKRTSAGTHLALEPELAQEIVQAVKAECGHLPPSAQRPVILTAMDIRRYVRKLLEYEFNPPFSVLSYQELAPDLNIQPVARISTR, translated from the coding sequence ATGGTATCCAATCCCAACAGCTTTCTCTCCAAATACTCCGACATCGTCCTCGCGCTGGTGGTGGTGGCCATCGTCGGGATGATGATCGTCCCGCTGCCCACCCTGCTGCTGGACGTGCTGCTGACGCTCAACATCAGCATCTCGGTGGTGTTGCTGCTCATCTCGCTCTACGTGCCCGGAGCGCTCCAGCTGTCGGTGTTCCCGACGCTGCTGCTCATCACCACCATGTTCCGGCTGTCGCTCACCATCTCCACCACCCGGCTCATCCTGCTCACAGGAGATCCGGGCGAGGTGGTGGTGGCGTTCGGAAAGTTCGTGGTCCAGGGCAACTTCGTCGTCGGTGCCATCATCTTCGTCATCCTCACGGTGGTGAACTTCATCGTGATTTCGAAGGGCTCCGAGCGTGTGGCCGAAGTGGCCGCCCGCTTCACCCTCGACGCCATGCCCGGCAAGCAGATGTCCATCGACGCCGACCTGCGCGCTGGCTCGCTCGACATGGAGCAGGGCAAGAAGAAGCGCCGCGACCTGGAGCGCGAGAGCCAGCTGTTCGGCGCCATGGACGGCGCCATGAAGTTCGTCAAGGGCGACGCCATCGCCTCCATCATCATCACCGTCATCAACATCGTCGGTGGCCTCATCATCGGCGTGATGCAGAAGGGCATGGAGGTGGGCGCCGCCGCCCAGAAGTACTCACTGCTCACCATCGGTGACGGTCTGGTGGGCATGATTCCCGCCATCCTCATCTCCACCTGCGCCGGTATCATCGTGACGCGCGTGGGCGGCGAGGAAGAGGGCAACCACCTGGGCAAGGACGTGGGCACGCAGCTCACCGCCTACCCGAAGGCCATCGCCATCGCGGCCGGCATGCTCTGCGTCCTGGCCGCCATCCCCGGTCTGCCCACCGTGCCCTTCCTCGCCCTGGGCGGCGCCGCGGGCTTCGGCGCCTGGAAGATGCTCCAGAAGAAAGAGGCGGCCGCCGTGGCGGAGGAGGCGGGAGGCCTGGTGCCCTCCGAGTCCCCCAACGGCACGCCGGCCTCCACCGAGCCGCCGCCCAAGGAGCAGCTCAACCCCGAGTCCGAGGTGTTCGTCCCCGTCGTCACCCCCATCGTGCTGGAGGTGTCCGATGCGCTGGTGTCCTTCGTGGACTCGCGGCAGGACAACGGCCGGTTCCTCTTCGAGCTCATCCCGTTCATGCGCGATGGCCTCTTCGTGGAACTGGGCGTGCGCTTCCCCGGCGTGCGCGCCCGCGGCAACTCGAACCTGCCCCAGGGCGCCTACCAGATTCAGATCAACGAGGTGCCCGTTGTCACCGGGCAGACCACCATCGGCCACGTGCTGGTGAATGACACCGTGGACCGGCTGAAGCTGATGAACGTCACCGGCTTCGAGGCCATCAACCCGGCCACCCGCCAGCCTGCCGCCTGGGTCCCCGAGCAGTACCGGGAGACGCTCGAGGCCGCGGGGCTCACCACCTGGGACGTGCCCGGCTACATGATTCTCCACCTGGCCGCCATTCTGCGCCGCAACGCCCGCGAGTTCGTGGGCGTGCAGGAAGCCCAGACGATGCTCGATCAGCTGGAGAAGGCCTTCCCCGCCATCATCAAGGAGGTGGTGCCCAAGGTCGTCAACGTGCTGAAGCTCACGGACATCCTCCAGCGGCTCGTGGAGGAGGAGATCTCCGTGCGCGATCTGCGCGGCGTCCTCCAGGCCCTGTCCGAGTACGGCCAGGTAGAGGCCGACAACGTCATGCTCACCGAGCACGTGCGCTCGTCCCTGCGGCGCTACATCTCCCACAAGTACGCGCGCGGCACCGGCACCCTGGTCGTCTACCTGTTGGATCCGCAAATCGAGGAGGCCATCCGGGGCTCCATCAAGCGCACCTCCGCGGGCACGCACCTGGCCCTGGAGCCGGAGCTGGCGCAGGAAATCGTCCAGGCCGTCAAGGCCGAGTGCGGCCACCTGCCCCCGAGCGCCCAGCGCCCCGTCATCCTCACCGCGATGGACATCCGGCGCTACGTGCGCAAGCTGCTGGAGTACGAGTTCAACCCGCCGTTCTCCGTGCTCAGCTACCAGGAGCTCGCGCCGGACCTCAACATCCAGCCCGTGGCGCGCATCTCCACCCGGTAG
- a CDS encoding methionyl-tRNA formyltransferase: MTLAPPPPGGAHIQYDGWRIALLTVSPLVVASMSQLLQARGHTLAAVMTTGPGGPRPRTELGRSMMHQVLQQIPPGADILLPSRRDRIAPLLKAVQPDLILSFFFPWRIPPEALALPPQGALNAHPGRLPRYRGPNPLGWTLLNGEPELCLTFHRMDAQFDTGPLLAHGGFPIEDGDTAEALMDKVMLLGEKLLPEALGRITWGDQGEPQTEQGAGYAGNFGNAERELDWSQPALAVHRRVRACRMASWKEGHPYAALATLEGQRRLVQSTLLPQATQGVRAAPGTLLMRDGTALLVQCGDAPLWVIQSEPWKD, encoded by the coding sequence ATGACGCTTGCTCCCCCTCCTCCCGGCGGTGCACACATCCAATATGACGGCTGGCGCATCGCGCTGTTGACCGTCTCGCCCCTGGTGGTGGCCTCCATGAGCCAGCTGCTCCAGGCCCGGGGCCACACGCTGGCGGCGGTGATGACCACGGGCCCCGGAGGCCCCCGGCCGCGCACGGAGCTGGGCCGGTCGATGATGCACCAGGTGCTCCAGCAGATTCCCCCCGGCGCCGACATCCTCCTGCCCAGCCGGCGCGACCGGATCGCCCCCCTGCTGAAGGCCGTCCAGCCGGATCTGATCCTGAGCTTCTTCTTCCCCTGGCGCATCCCGCCGGAGGCCCTGGCGCTGCCGCCACAAGGGGCACTCAACGCCCACCCGGGCCGGCTGCCGCGCTACCGGGGGCCCAACCCGCTGGGCTGGACGCTGCTCAACGGCGAGCCGGAGCTGTGCCTGACGTTCCACCGGATGGATGCGCAGTTCGACACCGGCCCGCTGCTCGCCCACGGCGGCTTCCCCATCGAGGATGGGGACACGGCGGAGGCGCTGATGGACAAGGTGATGCTCCTGGGCGAGAAGCTGCTGCCCGAGGCGCTCGGCCGCATCACCTGGGGAGACCAGGGCGAGCCCCAAACCGAGCAGGGCGCCGGGTACGCGGGCAACTTCGGCAATGCCGAGCGCGAACTCGACTGGAGCCAGCCGGCGCTCGCCGTCCACCGGAGGGTGCGGGCGTGCCGGATGGCCTCATGGAAGGAGGGCCACCCGTACGCCGCGCTCGCGACCCTGGAGGGCCAGCGGCGGCTGGTGCAGAGCACGCTCCTGCCGCAGGCGACGCAGGGCGTGAGGGCCGCGCCAGGCACCCTGCTGATGCGCGACGGTACGGCCCTGCTTGTCCAGTGCGGGGATGCCCCCCTATGGGTGATTCAGAGCGAGCCCTGGAAAGACTGA
- a CDS encoding tetratricopeptide repeat protein — translation MKIHHFEKRAAPRASSAPREPEAPSHAPPTLPEMALHTHPTLPEMPLHAHPTLPEFSLQPPGESLAVPPPAPRHSQEAAPSRRKRAPGAPEARSRKGTAPEDTSEGAAASGVSERLASARRLIAEGKWDAARNVLERLVALGVAGAPVQTLLGGIYLAQGALDRALACFEEALARDPSDLAALMFRGQVRLSLGELRRAQEDLQSVLESGMAGSPLVEQARQLLDRIGELRSRKRR, via the coding sequence GTGAAGATTCACCACTTCGAGAAGCGTGCCGCGCCGCGTGCGTCCTCCGCCCCGCGCGAGCCCGAGGCACCCTCGCACGCGCCCCCGACGCTGCCAGAAATGGCGCTGCACACGCACCCCACGCTGCCGGAGATGCCGCTGCACGCGCACCCCACGCTGCCGGAGTTCTCCCTGCAGCCGCCCGGCGAGAGCCTTGCGGTGCCGCCTCCGGCCCCGCGTCACTCCCAGGAAGCCGCTCCGTCCCGCCGCAAGCGCGCCCCGGGGGCGCCGGAAGCCCGCTCCCGGAAGGGGACCGCGCCGGAGGATACCTCGGAGGGGGCCGCGGCCTCCGGAGTGTCGGAGCGCCTGGCCTCCGCGCGCCGCCTCATCGCCGAGGGGAAGTGGGATGCGGCACGAAATGTCCTGGAGCGGCTCGTGGCGCTGGGCGTGGCTGGGGCGCCAGTGCAGACCCTGCTCGGTGGCATCTACTTGGCCCAGGGGGCGCTGGACCGGGCGCTGGCATGCTTCGAGGAGGCGCTTGCGCGGGATCCTTCGGATCTGGCCGCGCTGATGTTCCGGGGGCAGGTCCGCCTGAGCCTGGGGGAGCTGCGCCGGGCCCAGGAGGATCTGCAGTCGGTGCTGGAGTCCGGCATGGCGGGCAGCCCACTCGTGGAGCAGGCCCGGCAGCTCTTGGATCGCATCGGCGAGCTGCGCAGCCGCAAGCGGCGCTGA
- a CDS encoding tetratricopeptide repeat protein, whose product MANPDNGTTGPELLERAMEGFEFYEQGDYASARSIFEELCARDPREAYYRTALGAICLAEDELDLALDNFNQALTLNAKDAAALVNRGEVRLRLGDIVDAAQDFARAVDLDPENKDPLTLRARLLVAAALETIEAAQRSAHAEWK is encoded by the coding sequence ATGGCGAACCCCGACAATGGAACCACCGGGCCCGAATTGCTCGAGAGGGCCATGGAGGGCTTCGAGTTCTACGAGCAGGGGGACTATGCCAGCGCCCGCTCCATCTTCGAGGAACTCTGCGCCAGGGACCCTCGCGAGGCGTACTACCGGACGGCGCTGGGCGCCATCTGCCTCGCGGAGGATGAGCTCGACCTGGCGCTGGACAACTTCAATCAGGCCCTGACGCTCAACGCCAAGGATGCCGCGGCGCTCGTGAACCGCGGAGAGGTGCGGTTGCGGCTGGGAGACATCGTGGATGCGGCCCAGGACTTTGCCCGGGCCGTGGATCTGGATCCCGAGAACAAGGATCCGCTTACCTTGCGTGCGCGCCTGCTGGTGGCCGCGGCCTTGGAGACCATCGAGGCCGCTCAGCGCAGTGCCCACGCCGAATGGAAGTAG
- a CDS encoding SycD/LcrH family type III secretion system chaperone: MAGPDSNSPQEEAKLVAALQRWADGKATLRDVRGYTDEELYAIAKTAYFFFYQGRLNEARTLFQGLYAINPADSYFAKALGVVELASGNAQGALAAYDVAIKLSPNDAQAYVGRAEVKLTLGQKPQAVEDLRRAVSLVPEEDPVGRKAAAMVSTLSRR; this comes from the coding sequence ATGGCTGGCCCGGATTCCAACAGCCCTCAGGAAGAGGCCAAGCTTGTCGCGGCGCTGCAGCGCTGGGCGGACGGCAAGGCGACCCTGCGCGACGTGCGGGGCTACACGGACGAGGAGCTGTATGCCATCGCCAAGACGGCCTACTTCTTCTTCTACCAGGGGCGTCTGAACGAGGCGCGCACGCTCTTCCAGGGGCTGTACGCCATCAACCCGGCGGACTCCTACTTCGCCAAGGCGCTGGGCGTGGTGGAGCTGGCCTCGGGCAACGCCCAGGGGGCTCTGGCCGCCTACGACGTGGCCATCAAGCTGTCGCCGAACGATGCCCAGGCCTATGTGGGCCGGGCCGAGGTGAAGCTGACGCTGGGGCAGAAGCCCCAGGCGGTGGAGGACCTTCGCCGCGCTGTGTCACTCGTGCCCGAGGAGGATCCCGTGGGGCGCAAGGCCGCCGCCATGGTTTCCACGCTTTCCAGGCGGTGA
- a CDS encoding EscU/YscU/HrcU family type III secretion system export apparatus switch protein: MKDEAEIAIALKYDQNKDSAPRVVAKGMRLKAEKIREIAKQYNIPVMKNLPLASALYRVDVGQEVPEELYDAVAEVLNFVYALQQEQQAGGKR, encoded by the coding sequence ATGAAGGACGAGGCGGAGATCGCGATCGCGCTGAAGTACGATCAGAACAAGGACTCCGCGCCGCGCGTGGTGGCCAAGGGGATGCGGCTCAAGGCGGAGAAGATCCGGGAGATCGCCAAGCAGTACAACATCCCCGTCATGAAGAACCTGCCGCTGGCCAGCGCCCTGTACCGCGTGGACGTGGGCCAGGAAGTCCCGGAGGAGCTCTACGACGCGGTGGCCGAGGTCCTCAACTTCGTCTACGCACTGCAGCAGGAACAGCAGGCGGGCGGGAAGCGTTGA